In Trichoplusia ni isolate ovarian cell line Hi5 chromosome 2, tn1, whole genome shotgun sequence, the DNA window CTAagttaaccctagaaagataatcatattgtgacgtacgttaaagataatcatgcgtaaaattgacgcatgtgttttatcggtctgtatatcgaggtttatttattaatttgaatagatattaagttttattatatttacacttacatactaataataaattcaacaaactatttatttatgtttatttatttattaaaaaaaaacaaaaactcaaaatttcttctataaagtaacaaaacttttaaacattctctcttttacaaaaataaacttattttgtactttaaaaacagtcatgttgtattataaaataagtaattagcttaacttatacataatagaaacaaattatacttattagtcagtcagaaacaactttggcacatatcaatattatgctctcgacaaataacttttttgcattttttgcacgatgcatttgcctttcgccttattttagaggggcagtaagtacagtaagtacgttttttcgttactggctcttcagtactgtcatctgatgtaccaggcacttcatttggcaaaatattagagatattatcgcgcaaatatctcttcaaagtaggagcttctaaacgcttacgcataaacgatgacgtcaggctcatgtaaaggtttctcataaattttttgcgactttgaaccttttctcccttgctactgacattatggctgtatataataaaagaatttatgcaggcaatgtttatcattccgtacaataatgccataggccacctattcgtcttcctactgcaggtcatcacagaacacatttggtctagcgtgtccactccgcctttagtttgattataatacataaccatttgcggtttaccggtactttcgttgatagaagcatcctcatcacaagatgataataagtataccatcttagctggcttcggtttatatgagacgagagtaaggggtccgtcaaaacaaaacatcgatgttcccactggcctggagcgactgtttttcagtacttccggtatctcgcgtttgtttgatcgcacggttcccacaatggttaacttatacggttcttgtagtaagttttttgccaaagggattgaggtgaaccaattgtcacacgtaatattacgacaactaccgtgcacaggctttgataactccttcacgtagtattcaccgagtggtactccgttggtctgtgttcctcttcccaaataaggcattccatttatcatatactttgtaccactgtcacacatcatgaggatttttattccatacttacttggcttgtttgggatatacatcctaaacggacaccgtcctctaaaaccaagtaactgttcatctatggtcaaatgagcccctggagtgtaattttgtatgcactgatggataaagagatcccatatttttctaacaggagtaaatacatcgttttctcgaagtgtgggccgtatacttttgtcatccattctaagacatcgtatcaaaaaatcaaaacgatcacgactcattacagagacgtacaccattgacaaagatcgatcaaagaggtcatctgtggacatgtggttatctttctcactgctgtcattaccagaataccaaagaaagcatagatttcatcttcattcgtgtcacgaaatgtagcacctgtcatagattcccgacgtttcaatgatatctcagcatttgtccattttacaatttccgaaattatctcatcagtaaaaaatagtttgaagcataaaagtgggtcatatatattgcggcacatacgcgtcggacctctttgagatctgacaatgttcagtgcagagactcggctacgcctcgtggactttgaagttgaccaacaatgtttattcttacctctaatagtcctctgtggcaaggtcaagattttgttagaagccaatgaagaacctggttgttcaataacattttgttcgtctaatatttcactaccgcttgacgttggctgcacttcatgtacctcatctataaacgcttcttctgtatcgctctggacgtcatcttcacttacgtgatctgatatttcactgtcagaatcctcaccaacaagctcgtcatcgctttgcagaagagcagagaggatatgctcatcgtctaaagaactacccattttattatatattagtcacgatatctataacaagaaaatatatatataataagttatcacgtaagtagaacatgaaataacaatataattatcgtatgagttaaatcttaaaagtcacgtaaaagataatcatgcgtcattttgactcacgcggtcgttatagttcaaaatcagtgacacttaccgcattgacaagcacgcctcacgggagctccaagcggcgactgagatgtcctaaacgcacagcgacggattcgcgctatttagaaagagagagcaatatttcaagaatgcatgcgtcaattttacgcagactatcttctagggttaaataattacaattagttATACAAGGCGTCTTCTCAAGTTCATAACGCGATCATGGTGAGTAAATAGCCgcgttgtaaaataaatcatgaaatGATTTATAGACATGTATTTACCAAGTCAATTATAACTAATTACTcagattattgtttattaaatcagAAACAGCAGAATTATGCCTTTTGGCCATTGCATGTGTTACAGTTTTACtcctttgattttattttttcggcTCGATTGTGTATAGTagttctgaaaaaagaaaaacagataataaaataaattactgtgAGTCCCATGGGCTTTCGCCCGTCACATTTTTGTGGTTTTGTCGTCGCGCATTTCGCATACATGCGGAGCAATCGCACTTTAATCTCATTTGCAATCTAGAAGTAGAACTGTAGAATCCTTACTTAAATTCTAGAACATTCTTTCTGCTCAAAAGTAGgtatatcatgtttttttttatagcggcTGGCACTATTTTTGGGGCTAGTGGCAGTGGCCGCAGGCGTAACAGCCTATAAGAACCCCCACTATGCACCAGGGAGGTCGGTAAACGTGCACCTCTTTGAATGGAAGTGGGATGATATCGCTGATGAATGCGAGAGGTTTCTTGGGCCCAGAGGATATGGCGGTATTCAGGTATTAAAAAGCtaaaattaactaatttattcTGATAAAGATGTACGAGtacattaagaatatttttgtatttaatagatTTCACCACCCAACGAAAATGTGGTGCTATGGACGTACAACCGTCCTTGGTGGGAGCGTTACCAGCCGATGTCTTATAAACTGGTGACCCGCTCCGGGGATCGGCAACAGTTTGCTAACATGCTGAGGCGATGCAACTCAGCTGGCGTCAGGTAGatcaataaatcataaaattagaTACTACATTTACTTATACAATTTTTTGTGAGTTAATAATGCGGTTTGATAAGGTTTTGTCCTCAATGCAAGCTAACTAACGGATTTTACGATCTAGGCTTGTTCATGGTGCTGAAATTTGGGTGAAGCCTTTATCAGCAGTTAATAAATGAATAGCTTAGGTTGATATTAAAAAGTAGCCTGGCTTACCTAGATTCAGGTATTAAATCTTGCATCtatttatttcgtttacatGTGATTTCGTTTTCAACTTGACTCTACCTGGCTCAGGATCTACGTGGATGCAGTCATAAACCACATGACAGGAGAGCCCCCAGAGAACGTTGGTACAGCTGGCAGCACTGCCGTGTTCTCCAACTGGGACTACCCGGCAGTCCCATTCAGACGGGAACACTTCAACTGGCCTCACTGCGTCATCGATGATATTGACTACGCTAATAATGCGTGGAGGGTGAGTCAACTGGGACGGGGTATTTGTTTAGTAACGGTTTTGTTGGCTACCGACAACTCTGTCTGCCGCTGAGGAtcaatttattagtaaaaacattaaaaaccacTTAACCGGTACGATTGCAAAAATTCCAACTACAAATTATTAACATTGCCCAAATAAGCGAATCTATTTAAAGtgagtttttttaaacgaaaaaaagcCTTCTTTCAGGTCCGTAATTGTGAACTGGTCGGTCTAAAGGACCTTAACCAGGCAGACGAACATGTTAGGAAGATGATCGTCGATTTCATGAACGATCTAATCGATCTTGGTGTTGCTGGATTCAGGTAATTTGTCTGACTACATTTATACTCTAAAACATGTATTTGGAAACTGAATTATGCGTAGGTGTCGCCATCAGAAGTAGGCCGAAAAGTATGCattaaatatatcatattttctCAATTTAGAACTGAACTATCTATTACGGAATTGACTAACTTCATTTCTTCTCCTGATTAAGTAAATCGATGGCAAATAAATTATGTCAGAGCCTGAGAAATTTATAAATCCTTCGTTTCTTCAAAGGATCGACGCCGCAAAACACATGTGGCCCCAAGACCTTCGCGTCATTTACGACCGCCTCCACAACCTGAACACTGATCACGGCTTTCCTTCAAACGCAAGGCCTTACATCTACCAGGAGGTCATAGACTACGGCAACGAAGCCATCAGCCGAGACGAATACACGCCATTAGGAGTTGTTACCGAGTTCAAAGTGGGACTAGAACTGAGTAACGCATTCAGAGGGGGCAATCAACTTCGCTGGTTGTCCTCTTGGGGTCCCCAATGGGCCCTACTGGCTCACGAAGATGCTTTAACCTTCATCGACAACCATGATAATGAGAGAGGTC includes these proteins:
- the LOC113503968 gene encoding alpha-amylase 2-like, whose amino-acid sequence is MRLALFLGLVAVAAGVTAYKNPHYAPGRSVNVHLFEWKWDDIADECERFLGPRGYGGIQISPPNENVVLWTYNRPWWERYQPMSYKLVTRSGDRQQFANMLRRCNSAGVRIYVDAVINHMTGEPPENVGTAGSTAVFSNWDYPAVPFRREHFNWPHCVIDDIDYANNAWRVRNCELVGLKDLNQADEHVRKMIVDFMNDLIDLGVAGFRIDAAKHMWPQDLRVIYDRLHNLNTDHGFPSNARPYIYQEVIDYGNEAISRDEYTPLGVVTEFKVGLELSNAFRGGNQLRWLSSWGPQWALLAHEDALTFIDNHDNERGHGGGGGILTYKEPRMYKGAIAFLLAHPYGEPQIMSSFQFWDSEVGPPMDNNGNIISPAINSDGSCGNGWVCQHRWRQIAAMVGFRNAAGNTGVNDWWDNASNQIAFCRGGNAFIAFNNDYWDLNQNLQTCLPAGRYCDVISGNKVGNSCQGKTVTVGNDGRAHISVGANDYDMMLAIHVGPESRL